From one Caldithrix abyssi DSM 13497 genomic stretch:
- a CDS encoding adenylate kinase, with translation MYIILFGAPGVGKGTQAKLISQKYHIPQISTGDMLREAIRQGTELGKKAEEIIARGDLVSDDIMLGLIDERISRPDCKNGFILDGFPRTIKQANGLDRLFKEKKLTSPVCIEITVPETVIIKRLTSRRICEKCGAIFDPVGNPFPPDLKCPQCGGRIVKRQDDNEETIHKRLQVYHEQTAPVRDYYRQFNKFYSIDGNRTVNEVFNEIEEILTSVFQQA, from the coding sequence ATGTACATCATTTTGTTTGGTGCGCCAGGCGTTGGAAAAGGGACTCAGGCTAAATTAATCAGCCAAAAATATCATATTCCTCAAATTTCTACCGGCGACATGCTGCGCGAGGCCATCCGTCAGGGAACCGAGCTGGGAAAAAAGGCAGAAGAAATTATTGCCAGAGGCGACCTGGTTTCCGATGATATTATGTTAGGGTTGATCGACGAACGGATTTCCAGGCCGGATTGCAAAAACGGCTTTATTCTGGATGGCTTTCCCAGAACCATCAAACAGGCCAACGGTCTGGATCGGTTATTTAAAGAAAAAAAACTGACCTCGCCCGTTTGCATCGAAATTACCGTCCCCGAAACCGTAATCATTAAACGTCTTACCTCGCGACGCATTTGTGAAAAATGCGGGGCAATTTTTGATCCCGTGGGCAACCCTTTCCCCCCCGATTTAAAATGCCCGCAATGCGGCGGACGAATCGTCAAACGACAGGACGACAACGAAGAAACGATCCATAAAAGATTGCAGGTGTATCATGAACAAACGGCTCCTGTGCGCGATTATTACCGACAATTCAATAAATTTTACTCCATTGACGGAAACAGAACCGTTAATGAAGTGTTTAACGAAATTGAAGAAATTTTAACGAGTGTATTTCAACAGGCTTGA
- the ddpX gene encoding D-alanyl-D-alanine dipeptidase yields MRKLILFLVLSLSFIYGQQPDKTPEFVDIQKMNPSIILDIRYATSNNFLHRAVYDQARCFLVKEAALKLNEVQKELQTLGLGLKIFDAYRPLSVQKAMWQIMPDARYVANPAKGSRHNRGCAVDLTLVDSTGKELPMPTEYDDFTKRAHHNYMKLPASIRLNRWILKTVMEKHGFKPISSEWWHYDMVGWQKYPVMDLSFSQIDSMLQK; encoded by the coding sequence ATGCGCAAGTTAATATTATTTCTGGTTCTGTCCCTTTCGTTCATTTACGGACAACAACCTGATAAAACTCCGGAATTTGTGGATATTCAAAAGATGAATCCCTCTATCATTCTGGACATTCGTTACGCAACCAGCAACAACTTTTTGCATCGGGCTGTGTACGATCAGGCGCGATGCTTCCTGGTTAAAGAGGCGGCTTTAAAGTTGAACGAAGTGCAAAAAGAATTGCAAACCCTTGGCCTTGGTTTAAAAATATTTGACGCATATCGCCCTTTAAGCGTTCAAAAGGCAATGTGGCAAATTATGCCCGATGCACGCTATGTGGCAAATCCGGCCAAAGGTTCTCGCCATAATCGGGGCTGTGCGGTCGATCTGACGTTAGTCGATTCAACCGGCAAAGAACTGCCCATGCCCACAGAATATGACGATTTCACAAAACGCGCTCATCATAATTACATGAAACTTCCGGCCAGCATTCGTTTAAATCGCTGGATATTAAAAACGGTCATGGAAAAACATGGCTTTAAGCCCATCTCATCTGAATGGTGGCATTACGATATGGTGGGCTGGCAAAAATACCCCGTAATGGATCTTTCTTTTTCGCAAATTGATAGTATGCTTCAAAAATAA
- a CDS encoding branched-chain amino acid aminotransferase: MERAKLDWSNLAFQYVKTDYHLEYYFKDGKWSEANIVESDRVELHIAATALHYGQQCFEGLKAFERADGRVSVFRVDENAKRMKRSAEKILMEPFPEDKFIEAVFKVVQLNRRFVPPYGSGASLYVRPLLIGTSGVIGVKPSTEYMFLIFVMPVGPYFKGGLKPIRLLVEEEIDRAAPLGVGDVKVGGNYAAGLRASHKAKSLGYNEVLYLDAKHKKYIDESGPANFFGITQDNKYVTPASSSILPSITNMSLRTLAEDELGMKVEQRPIDVEEIFDFKEAGCCGTAAVITPVKSIKYRDREVTYLQGDEVGPVCRKLYDTLTGIQLGTVEDKYGWNFEIPMD; this comes from the coding sequence ATGGAAAGAGCAAAACTTGACTGGTCAAATCTGGCATTTCAGTACGTAAAAACGGACTATCATCTGGAATATTATTTTAAAGATGGCAAATGGTCTGAGGCCAACATTGTTGAGTCGGACAGGGTTGAGCTGCACATTGCGGCCACGGCTCTGCACTATGGCCAGCAGTGTTTTGAAGGATTGAAGGCCTTCGAACGAGCAGATGGACGCGTTTCGGTTTTTAGAGTGGATGAAAACGCCAAACGGATGAAAAGATCCGCCGAAAAGATTTTAATGGAACCCTTTCCGGAAGATAAATTTATTGAAGCGGTATTCAAAGTAGTGCAGTTAAACCGCCGCTTTGTCCCGCCCTATGGCTCCGGTGCCAGTTTGTATGTGCGGCCGTTACTTATCGGAACTTCTGGTGTTATTGGCGTTAAGCCTTCTACTGAGTATATGTTCCTGATTTTTGTAATGCCGGTCGGCCCCTATTTTAAGGGCGGTTTAAAACCCATTCGCCTGCTGGTTGAAGAGGAGATTGATCGCGCGGCGCCTTTGGGCGTGGGCGATGTAAAAGTGGGCGGAAATTATGCCGCAGGATTGCGGGCTTCGCATAAGGCAAAGTCTTTGGGTTACAACGAGGTGCTTTATTTAGACGCCAAACATAAAAAATATATCGATGAGTCCGGACCGGCTAACTTTTTTGGCATTACACAGGACAATAAGTACGTTACGCCGGCTTCTTCTTCCATTTTACCCAGCATCACCAATATGAGCCTGCGCACCCTGGCGGAAGATGAGCTGGGGATGAAGGTAGAACAAAGACCGATTGATGTAGAGGAGATTTTCGATTTTAAAGAGGCGGGCTGTTGCGGAACGGCAGCGGTTATTACGCCGGTTAAAAGCATAAAATATCGTGATCGCGAAGTTACCTATTTGCAAGGCGATGAAGTGGGGCCTGTTTGTCGTAAGCTGTACGATACGTTAACGGGTATTCAACTGGGTACCGTAGAGGACAAATACGGTTGGAATTTTGAAATCCCCATGGATTAA
- a CDS encoding DUF948 domain-containing protein — protein sequence MVWEIAFTIFLLSLTVLVYLLIPVVLRLRDTLGRLNKTLSVVNEDLPEILKNLHSITDRLDNVMKTAEDTMQDIASIERTVTKEIKEPLMNIAQVIGTVVQLINRLLSWQKK from the coding sequence ATGGTGTGGGAAATTGCCTTTACAATCTTTTTACTTTCGCTAACCGTGCTGGTTTACCTGTTAATTCCGGTGGTTCTTCGCCTGCGCGATACATTGGGCAGGCTCAACAAAACGTTAAGCGTAGTAAACGAGGATCTTCCGGAAATCTTAAAAAATCTTCATAGCATTACAGATCGGCTGGATAATGTGATGAAAACCGCAGAAGATACAATGCAGGATATTGCCAGCATTGAACGCACGGTTACCAAAGAGATTAAAGAGCCGCTAATGAATATTGCGCAGGTCATTGGAACGGTGGTGCAATTAATAAATCGCCTGTTAAGCTGGCAAAAAAAATAA
- a CDS encoding YtxH domain-containing protein, with protein MADNGGNFVKGFLVGGFIGAAIGILFAPKPGRDVRESLKDESEELYDKARVELNKLKEELDNLRDKVSETLEKGKSAFRSEEEISKEEREFEEELKGTEEEKTEKKAKKSKTAKSEK; from the coding sequence ATGGCAGATAATGGTGGCAATTTTGTAAAAGGTTTTTTAGTTGGCGGATTTATTGGGGCGGCAATCGGGATTTTATTTGCGCCAAAGCCCGGCCGCGACGTGCGCGAATCGCTTAAAGACGAATCCGAGGAGCTGTACGACAAAGCACGGGTCGAACTCAATAAATTAAAAGAAGAACTGGATAACCTGCGCGACAAAGTTTCGGAAACGCTGGAAAAAGGCAAATCCGCCTTTCGTTCTGAAGAAGAAATTTCCAAAGAAGAACGTGAATTCGAGGAAGAACTGAAAGGGACGGAAGAGGAAAAGACGGAAAAAAAAGCGAAAAAATCCAAAACCGCTAAAAGCGAAAAATAG
- a CDS encoding TetR/AcrR family transcriptional regulator, with translation MSAKAIADKKKFILEIAQSLFAHFGLSKTTIEDIARKAHMGKASIYYYFANKEAIFKEVIEKEGRILQEKLIDAVNKEHTPQGKIRSYIITRMTTIKDLANYYSALRDEYLKHYSFIEKIRTSYDAFEITMLSTILNAGHKEGVFEVEDSNLTAETIVAAMKGLEFHWSIQNSKKEIVEKVESLLRILFKGIEKRE, from the coding sequence ATGAGCGCGAAAGCGATCGCCGATAAAAAGAAATTTATTCTGGAAATTGCGCAAAGTTTATTTGCCCATTTTGGCTTGAGCAAAACCACCATCGAAGATATCGCCCGCAAAGCCCACATGGGCAAGGCCAGTATTTACTACTATTTTGCCAATAAAGAAGCGATTTTTAAAGAGGTTATTGAAAAAGAAGGGCGAATTTTGCAAGAAAAGCTAATTGACGCTGTTAACAAAGAACATACGCCTCAGGGGAAAATCCGCAGTTACATTATAACGCGCATGACGACCATTAAAGACCTTGCTAACTACTACAGCGCACTGCGCGACGAGTATTTAAAACACTATTCATTTATTGAAAAGATCAGAACTTCTTACGATGCCTTTGAGATTACCATGCTCAGCACCATTCTAAATGCCGGCCATAAAGAAGGTGTTTTTGAAGTTGAAGATTCTAATTTAACGGCAGAAACAATCGTTGCCGCCATGAAGGGCCTGGAATTCCACTGGAGCATCCAAAATAGCAAAAAAGAAATTGTTGAAAAAGTAGAATCACTTTTAAGAATTCTTTTCAAGGGTATCGAAAAAAGAGAGTAA
- a CDS encoding efflux RND transporter permease subunit codes for MERLAESVVKYRIPIIISVVFLTVFFGYQLKNIKVNSDLFSYLREDDPDVQLFNRIGKEYAGTSIAMVGIGADDIFTHKTLNVINRITEKIKQIDGVATVMSLTDVLDIRSFEGSLEVGRLIDKNNIPDDPQKLRQIRSYTLSKDMYNGRIVSPDGKVTIIIARLKQNADKQEVARKIQEIAQKEAGSYQLYFSGLPMQMLEVNDIIISDMLYLVPLVALVLVFMLYFSFRTKRGVILPLLTVIISTIWAMGLMSLLGVELSIISNIMPVLLIAIGSAYGIHMIARYKEDIKGAADTISCIKHSLSTVGVPIILAGMTTVVGFFSFAGSYLTAVNDFGIFTGIGVIFALVISITFLPAFLTFLKKPEIKTINKEGKKENALDRFLDRLAFFVLKNEKLIIILGGLLVIISIIGLPRIKREVNMIEYFKEDTDIRIAEVMMEKKFGGSTPVQVLVKGDLKNPFVLKEMRKFEKFLESVPYVSKPQSIADLICEMNKVMNNHYTIPDTREGVANLWFFIEGESILEQLVNNEGNEGIIQANLATMATGKILKSVNMINDYIKNEMDTALVAVKINQDNAQEIINLKIPEITQLILSDFTRHQIETEVDRAQLRKLIREIYLTKRVQFDDRTLNDISEKVVDFFLNESEIEIDDEALIRQITDQILDLVKSGNPISEAAIKKTLTRQLASRGSYDADEIADTAYSLFVILDEYWQYQRIMEGVDLIIARFAPEAKNNAKLRDALRDDLWVLNEKVIALPSAVASSKGLEGDRVSVQFVQSGMPLIFTKLDDSLMKSQIQSLFIALVLVTIILIIQLNSVTGGLISITPIILTVLLNFALMAYLDIPLDNATMMIASIAIGIGIDYSIHFTHRFKEEFSRSDDPLKALEATMLTTGRAILTNALAVGAGFIILIFAQLIPIQRFGWLTATTMLFSSIGAVTFLPALILFTRARFVGNFRNFSFPDKIVGKKRGR; via the coding sequence ATGGAACGATTGGCTGAATCTGTCGTCAAATACAGAATCCCGATTATCATTAGCGTTGTTTTCTTAACCGTTTTTTTTGGATATCAACTTAAAAACATTAAAGTCAATAGTGATCTTTTTTCTTACCTGCGGGAAGATGATCCGGATGTACAGCTGTTTAATAGAATCGGCAAGGAATATGCCGGCACTTCCATTGCCATGGTTGGTATTGGCGCAGACGATATATTTACGCACAAGACCTTGAACGTTATTAATCGAATCACAGAAAAGATTAAACAAATTGACGGCGTGGCTACCGTTATGAGTCTCACCGATGTTCTGGATATCCGTAGCTTTGAAGGCAGTCTTGAAGTGGGGAGGCTGATCGATAAGAACAATATTCCGGATGATCCGCAGAAGCTCAGGCAAATTAGATCGTACACGCTCTCCAAAGATATGTACAATGGACGCATTGTATCGCCTGATGGTAAGGTAACCATTATCATTGCTCGCTTAAAACAAAATGCAGACAAACAGGAGGTAGCCCGTAAAATTCAGGAAATAGCGCAAAAAGAGGCGGGCAGTTATCAACTTTACTTCTCCGGCCTGCCCATGCAAATGCTGGAAGTAAATGACATCATCATTAGCGATATGCTTTATCTTGTGCCGCTTGTGGCGCTGGTTCTGGTTTTTATGCTCTATTTTAGCTTCCGCACGAAAAGAGGCGTCATTTTACCCCTGTTAACGGTAATAATCAGTACCATCTGGGCCATGGGGCTGATGAGTTTGTTGGGTGTTGAGCTCTCCATCATTTCAAACATTATGCCTGTTTTACTAATCGCTATTGGTTCTGCGTACGGCATTCACATGATTGCCCGCTATAAAGAAGATATCAAAGGGGCTGCCGATACGATTTCTTGTATCAAACATTCGTTGAGTACCGTAGGAGTTCCAATTATTCTGGCTGGAATGACCACCGTGGTTGGCTTTTTTTCTTTTGCAGGATCATATCTTACTGCCGTTAATGATTTCGGCATTTTTACGGGTATTGGCGTAATTTTTGCGCTGGTTATTTCCATTACTTTTTTACCGGCCTTTCTCACCTTTTTAAAAAAGCCAGAGATAAAAACCATTAATAAAGAGGGCAAAAAAGAAAACGCATTAGACCGTTTTCTGGATCGGTTGGCCTTTTTCGTACTTAAAAACGAAAAATTGATTATCATTTTGGGCGGGCTGCTGGTCATCATATCCATCATTGGTCTGCCCAGGATTAAACGTGAAGTCAATATGATCGAATACTTCAAAGAAGATACGGATATTCGCATTGCCGAAGTTATGATGGAAAAAAAATTTGGCGGCTCTACTCCTGTACAGGTTCTGGTTAAGGGCGATCTGAAAAATCCTTTTGTCCTCAAAGAGATGCGCAAATTTGAAAAATTTCTTGAAAGCGTTCCTTACGTAAGCAAGCCTCAGTCGATTGCCGATTTAATTTGCGAAATGAATAAGGTGATGAATAACCACTACACCATTCCCGATACGCGAGAAGGCGTCGCCAATCTCTGGTTTTTTATTGAAGGAGAATCCATTTTAGAACAACTGGTTAACAATGAAGGTAACGAGGGCATTATCCAGGCCAATTTAGCCACCATGGCAACCGGCAAGATTTTAAAAAGCGTAAACATGATCAATGACTACATCAAAAACGAAATGGACACTGCACTGGTTGCGGTAAAAATTAACCAGGACAACGCCCAGGAAATTATTAACTTGAAAATTCCGGAAATTACGCAGCTTATTTTATCTGATTTTACCAGACACCAAATCGAAACCGAAGTAGATCGGGCGCAGTTGAGGAAGCTGATTCGTGAAATTTACCTTACCAAACGCGTGCAGTTTGATGACCGCACCTTAAACGACATTTCCGAAAAGGTGGTTGATTTCTTTCTCAATGAGTCGGAAATCGAGATAGATGATGAAGCGCTCATCCGGCAAATTACCGATCAAATTCTGGACCTGGTAAAATCGGGAAACCCTATCAGTGAAGCGGCCATCAAAAAGACGCTGACCAGACAACTGGCTTCCAGAGGGAGTTATGACGCGGATGAAATTGCCGACACCGCTTATTCTTTATTTGTGATTTTAGATGAGTACTGGCAGTATCAGCGCATCATGGAGGGTGTGGATTTAATCATCGCCCGTTTTGCGCCGGAAGCAAAAAATAATGCAAAACTGCGCGATGCCTTGCGGGACGATCTATGGGTATTAAATGAAAAGGTGATCGCTTTGCCATCGGCAGTCGCTTCCAGTAAAGGATTGGAGGGAGATCGTGTTTCTGTTCAATTTGTTCAATCGGGCATGCCCTTAATCTTCACAAAACTGGATGACAGTTTAATGAAGAGTCAAATTCAAAGTTTATTCATAGCCCTGGTTTTGGTAACAATCATCTTAATCATTCAGTTAAATTCCGTTACCGGCGGCTTAATTTCTATTACGCCCATTATTTTAACGGTATTGTTAAATTTTGCTTTAATGGCCTACTTAGACATTCCCCTGGACAATGCAACCATGATGATTGCCAGTATTGCCATAGGAATCGGGATCGATTACTCCATCCATTTCACCCATCGATTTAAAGAAGAATTTTCCAGGAGCGACGATCCACTAAAGGCGTTGGAAGCGACCATGCTTACCACTGGCAGGGCCATATTAACCAATGCATTGGCCGTGGGGGCGGGCTTTATTATTCTGATTTTTGCGCAGTTAATTCCCATTCAACGCTTTGGCTGGCTGACGGCAACAACCATGTTATTTAGCAGTATCGGGGCCGTTACTTTTTTACCGGCTCTTATTTTATTTACCAGAGCAAGGTTTGTCGGCAATTTTCGGAATTTTTCTTTTCCTGATAAAATAGTAGGCAAAAAAAGAGGGCGCTGA
- a CDS encoding phosphatase PAP2 family protein, whose product MQTMVDLDRLTTKVGYLRRAGIILLLYLVHSHLYNYIGVHAVSNNLNLMTGFDRLFPFIPVMVYPYMSLYVGIFLVAMLLKGKDFLHFVGMLITIELITYPVFYFFPAVYPMPQFEANNFTTRFLQWCFQADVHNNTFPSLHVSLAMGTALVINNRHKKAGKAAILWAVVVAFSTVLVKKHFFIDVMGGLVVAQAAYSLTVKNEYMEKWLNELEQKWQKAPERMAIMLNKLNTDNLQHSKAFTLLFIFLGLK is encoded by the coding sequence ATGCAGACTATGGTGGATTTGGATCGGCTAACGACAAAAGTTGGTTACCTTCGACGGGCAGGTATTATTTTACTGCTATATCTTGTTCATTCTCATTTGTACAATTACATTGGCGTACATGCTGTTAGCAATAATTTGAACCTGATGACCGGATTTGACCGCCTGTTTCCCTTTATTCCGGTCATGGTCTATCCTTATATGTCGTTGTATGTTGGTATTTTTCTGGTCGCCATGCTTTTAAAAGGAAAAGATTTCCTACATTTTGTAGGTATGCTTATCACAATTGAACTGATAACCTATCCAGTGTTTTATTTTTTCCCTGCGGTCTATCCCATGCCGCAATTTGAAGCAAACAATTTTACCACGCGTTTTTTACAATGGTGTTTTCAGGCCGATGTTCACAACAACACCTTTCCCAGCTTGCACGTCAGCCTGGCCATGGGCACGGCATTGGTGATCAATAATCGTCATAAAAAAGCGGGGAAGGCCGCCATCCTATGGGCCGTCGTAGTAGCCTTTTCTACCGTTCTGGTAAAAAAGCATTTTTTTATCGATGTCATGGGCGGCCTGGTTGTGGCGCAGGCGGCGTACAGTCTGACTGTTAAAAATGAATACATGGAAAAGTGGTTAAATGAATTGGAACAAAAATGGCAAAAAGCGCCGGAGCGCATGGCCATTATGCTGAATAAATTAAACACAGATAATTTACAACATTCAAAGGCGTTTACATTATTGTTTATATTTTTAGGGCTAAAGTAA
- a CDS encoding outer membrane lipoprotein-sorting protein: protein MRSVINLIFVSLFIIWGNVVAQDAQSIVAKADAVVNAPKDQKATLTMILIDKNRNQKQRIAEFLQKGDDKRIMRFTAPADQKGIAFLGLPNDVQYLYMPAFHKVRRIASHVKNTKFAGTDFTYDDLSSFSYAKDYNAKLLSQDDQFWVLELTPKPGVNKDYGKLKMWVRKDNYYPAKVEFYDKGGNLWKVMERRQIEKVGKYWVSKEMEIKDLKEEHATIMKLENIEFDTGLPDKLFTKRYLKRAK, encoded by the coding sequence ATGAGAAGTGTAATAAATCTTATTTTTGTTTCATTATTTATTATTTGGGGAAATGTTGTAGCGCAAGACGCTCAATCGATTGTAGCTAAAGCAGACGCTGTGGTCAATGCACCCAAAGATCAGAAGGCCACCCTGACAATGATTTTGATTGATAAGAACAGAAACCAAAAACAGCGGATAGCGGAATTTTTACAAAAAGGCGATGATAAAAGAATCATGCGTTTTACGGCGCCGGCGGATCAAAAGGGAATCGCTTTTTTAGGCTTGCCTAATGATGTACAATATTTGTACATGCCGGCATTTCACAAAGTACGACGGATAGCTTCTCATGTTAAAAACACCAAATTTGCCGGAACCGACTTCACCTACGATGATCTGAGTTCGTTTAGTTACGCCAAAGATTACAACGCCAAATTGTTAAGTCAAGACGATCAATTCTGGGTGCTGGAATTAACGCCAAAGCCCGGCGTAAACAAAGACTACGGCAAATTAAAAATGTGGGTGCGCAAAGATAATTACTATCCTGCTAAAGTAGAATTTTATGACAAAGGCGGAAATTTGTGGAAGGTGATGGAGCGCCGTCAGATCGAAAAAGTCGGCAAGTACTGGGTGTCTAAGGAGATGGAAATAAAGGATTTAAAAGAAGAGCACGCGACCATCATGAAGCTGGAAAATATCGAATTTGATACGGGGCTTCCGGACAAACTGTTTACGAAACGATATTTAAAAAGGGCAAAATAA
- a CDS encoding DUF1302 family protein, translated as MKRIITLITILFSAQLIAQVNINGYVQTYNRARLQQEGKFTWNENRLGLKFEGNPSENIHYYSEVRLRAFGFPSVFTTSDLQRREKDAVQPWGLEFREAYIDIYGFLNENLDVRIGRQRIAWGTADKFNPTDNLNPDDLEDIFDFGRHLGSNAIMATYYWGDYTLYGVFIPVFTPATMPFGDWATAFTPPLNLPPGMQLASFQDHIRLPENKVAETSSGGIKVAGNWFNYDWSLSYFNGRDDLPLITAVSLTPTATPGFLDANVEMEYPRIQVIGADMAGSIGDVGIWAEGALFLPKKVYNNLTIPHPQLGMITQREIALDDEPYFKWVVGGDYTFKSGWYLNAQFLHGFIHERGKDNLNDYLLVRFEKNFMNDALKIVPLGIAVAIPDWNDIKNNYGIAGGPEIDYYPIDALEISVGAFIIDGKGDNIFSRVKDFDAGFFKITYSF; from the coding sequence ATGAAACGAATCATAACTCTTATAACAATTTTATTTTCGGCTCAATTGATAGCGCAGGTAAATATCAATGGATATGTGCAAACTTACAATCGTGCGCGATTACAGCAAGAAGGGAAATTTACATGGAATGAAAATCGGTTAGGTCTGAAATTTGAGGGCAATCCATCGGAGAATATTCATTATTACAGCGAAGTGCGTCTGCGGGCTTTTGGTTTCCCCTCTGTCTTTACGACTTCTGATTTGCAACGCCGTGAAAAGGATGCCGTCCAGCCCTGGGGTCTGGAATTCCGTGAGGCCTATATCGACATTTACGGCTTCTTAAATGAAAATCTGGATGTTCGCATCGGCCGTCAGCGCATCGCCTGGGGAACGGCCGACAAATTCAATCCCACAGATAATTTAAATCCGGACGATCTGGAAGATATTTTCGACTTTGGCCGCCATCTGGGAAGCAACGCCATAATGGCGACTTATTATTGGGGAGATTACACCCTGTATGGCGTTTTCATTCCGGTTTTTACGCCGGCCACGATGCCATTTGGAGACTGGGCAACGGCCTTTACGCCGCCATTGAACTTACCGCCTGGCATGCAGTTGGCTTCTTTTCAGGATCATATTCGACTTCCGGAAAACAAGGTAGCCGAAACGTCGAGCGGCGGAATTAAAGTAGCGGGCAATTGGTTTAACTACGACTGGTCGTTAAGTTATTTTAACGGCCGTGACGATCTGCCACTGATCACTGCGGTTTCTCTGACGCCCACCGCCACGCCCGGTTTTTTGGATGCGAACGTGGAAATGGAGTATCCCCGCATTCAGGTAATTGGCGCCGATATGGCGGGCTCAATCGGAGATGTGGGAATCTGGGCGGAGGGCGCACTGTTTCTGCCCAAAAAAGTTTACAATAATCTTACCATTCCACACCCGCAACTGGGCATGATTACTCAACGGGAAATAGCGCTGGATGATGAGCCCTATTTTAAATGGGTTGTGGGAGGCGATTATACTTTTAAAAGCGGCTGGTACTTGAATGCCCAGTTTTTGCACGGATTTATCCACGAACGGGGTAAAGATAATTTAAACGATTATCTTCTGGTGCGCTTTGAAAAGAATTTTATGAACGATGCGCTGAAAATTGTTCCTTTAGGAATTGCCGTGGCCATACCGGATTGGAATGATATAAAAAACAATTATGGGATTGCCGGCGGCCCGGAAATTGACTACTATCCTATCGATGCGCTGGAGATTTCCGTCGGGGCTTTCATTATTGACGGCAAAGGGGACAACATATTCAGTCGGGTAAAAGATTTTGATGCAGGATTTTTTAAGATCACCTACTCTTTTTAG
- a CDS encoding DNA-directed RNA polymerase subunit omega: MAIKTIDLRKLKGVSPNIYEACLLIAARARQINSKRIEERKEKEMADNVRDYFDENDLYDHELIKELKFEKEINPTVIAQDEFFEGKIKAIYPKESNEIK; this comes from the coding sequence ATGGCCATCAAAACAATCGATCTTCGTAAACTTAAAGGCGTTTCGCCAAATATTTATGAGGCTTGTTTGCTTATTGCGGCGCGCGCTCGCCAGATCAACAGCAAACGAATCGAAGAGCGCAAAGAAAAAGAGATGGCAGATAACGTTCGGGATTACTTCGATGAAAATGATCTCTACGATCATGAGCTAATCAAAGAACTCAAGTTCGAAAAAGAAATTAATCCAACGGTTATTGCTCAGGATGAGTTTTTTGAGGGTAAAATTAAAGCCATCTATCCTAAAGAAAGTAACGAAATCAAATAA